From Daphnia magna isolate NIES linkage group LG2, ASM2063170v1.1, whole genome shotgun sequence:
AGGCCATGGCTCTTGCAATGCAGTGATTGCATGCGGAAAATAGGAATCAATATCTACATGCTTTTGCTGATTCTTCAGCTGTTGTTAATTGAGCAATTAACATCCATTCTTGTCGATTCTAATGATTTCCGCAAAGACTTTGACATTGAAGGAGTAGGAGGAAATCAACATACCCAGTTCTAACAAATTCAATACTTTAATGCAGGGCATAGACAATTTTTTAGCAGCTTTGGCTAAATGTGAGCTATTTAAATGTGAAAATGTTGACAGTCTGGCAGAAGGGTCTATCGCAaagcaagaaaacaaatgtgtaAAAAGCTAGTATGAAAAGTGAGAGTGCAGAATATTTTGCACAACGCCCATACACATACTGCTTGAACGAAAGCTACCGGCCAaaataactaggtcaactgAATGCCCGATTGCCTGTTACTTACCATTCACCAGACTATATAAGCCCAGGAATGGAGAACCAAAATCATCAGTTGTTTACCAAACTAACCTAGTACAACATGAAGCTGGTAAGGCATTTTATCCCTAATTCTTCCTAacctggagaaaaaactttggACTTTAAACTAATTACGGTATTTTCCGATAGTTCTTCGTCGCCGcattcttggctgttgctgccgccGTACCAtccagctacaagccggaatacaaagctcccAGCTATCCTGCCCCAAGCTACCCggcaccaaagtaccctactcctagctacccctcaccagcctaccccgcaccagcctaccccacaccagcctaccccgcaccagcctaccccacACCAgcctacaacaaggataacaaatacgatgacattaccatcaccagccaatctgatgagcgcaacctcgatggcagcagccaatggaggtaatTGAATTTCATTCTTTATACTACTTAAGATGAGTATAAAAGGTTATCAtaaccgaaaaaataaaatcttttaATTCACAGCTatgcccagtctgactacaccACCCGTGAAGAGTCCCAGgttcagaagaagatgcaaggAGTCACTTACGATTCTTACGGcaaagaatcgtacggtgaagtcctaggcaacaccaacaagggatcctcttactgggtgtcccctgaaggccagaaattTACTTTGACCTGGGCCGCTGATGaagctggattccagcccaaaggtgATCACTTACCCGTCGCAcccgtccacgaatacgaaCTTCCAGTTGCCCCCGTCCACATCCCTTTCAACGGCAAAGGCTACAAGATCTACTAAATTAATGAAATCTCAATTGAAcaaataatttaaaactatGTATTTTATGCCTTACGCCTTTTGGCTCTTGCTGTAAAAATGTGTGAATATAAAGCGGAGACTATCTagcaaacttgtttttttggaTCACATATTCAATGGGGTTCTTGGTGAAATGGAGCTCTTTCGTCGACTTTGGGTTTTGGGCGTTGATTAGTTGTTGAGAGTATTTTGAAGCGATAAAGATGAATCcggaataatgtgaagatgcAACATGATGCGAATCCATGCTGGACATTGGATGGGAACAGAGGGATGTGCACTTTAGAAAGTGTCCGATCCAGTGACTAGTCAAAATTGTTGGTCATGTTCAATCGCTTGGAATCGCAATAAAAAGTGTAGCATCCAAGCCTGTTCTGTTAGAAAGCCTTCATTTGAAATAGCAAATTTGCTGGAATTAAAAGATAGTGAAAAACAGCTCTTGcgtaatttcatttttcaaaaagggaTAAATACTCCATCTCCCATTTTTTGTCTCTCTCAATggacatttttaaataatactGATAGTTTCGAGAAACTGTACAAGTTTTCAAGTTATCGATTCGTTAGCAACCAAAGCTTTGGGAAGGGTCACAAAaaatccatgatggccgcttccttatttttctctattttcatttgttatcATATTTTCTCACTTTTCAGTCTCTAGCTCTAAAAGTTACCACTGAGACTGAGCAACGTTACATTTTTACGAGATTTGAACAGTTCGTTTTCTTTATCTCTGTGGGTAAGATGCATTCGTCAGTAGAATTGTAAGTCTTGTGCTTTCGAATTGGTTCGTGGTGTACCTGGCAtatatttttctcttctcaCCATCAGCACAGACTAAGAGGTAAAGACTACGATCTGCTATAAACCCCTTGAAGACATGCACGTCCTATGCCGTATGGTGGCGCGTCGATCAGATGATctgaaaagaattatttttccTCGTCTCCCTGCCGACTTGagtcttcacacaccgtaagTTTGTAATTAAACTACTTAACATTccaacaatgtttttttttgtaaatagaGCTTAGATATTCCCCATTTAGTattaattatttcatatttttatgtgTCGTCTACACATGGTCCATAAAATACTTTATTacaccccctttttccctttttcccaccccctttttcccatctgaaaatgggaaaaagggGGTGTAATAAAGTATTTTATGGACCATGTGTAGACAAcacataaaaatatgaaataattaagAGTGTGATTAGATGAAGTAAGCTACCCTACTTTACCCAATCGACTGCACCTGTTAGGGTTACTTAACAGCAAATGTTGATGCCTTTCCCAGCAACTCCTTACCCTGACACCTATTCGCCCTTCTTTGTCGATTCTCTCCTCACCAGAAAACTGGTTTAGACAAGAGTTTACGACACTCCTGGTTGGTGAAGACATCTACTATTCTAAATGTTTCCAGTCGACTAGACACCTGTCTTGGAAAACCTAAGGGTCAGGATTTTCCGCATCGGTTGGCAACAAACCAAAACCGAAGTCAACTGCGTACTTGTTGGCATTTTCATTCTATAGTTGACTGGCCTAACCTTGTCTAGCAAACTATCTGTCGTGGACATAGTCTAGTCTTGCCCGGTAGGCCAAAGTTCTCCCACGAACTTCATTTTGGAGGTGTTTCCTACTGTTGAACAGATACTCGCAATGTCTAATGATGTATAGTTCTTTAAGGATACGATAAGTTCAATGAAACTTGATGTTAAAAAATCATTGATTACCTATTTATGATGCTCCAGCAAGCCCACAGGTTAATAGTAAGTTAATGGAAAGTGGTTAATCTTAAGGGCCGTAGGCCTATTCAAAATAAGCCACTAACCACCCCAAAACAACCCAAATTAAACCATAACCCCCCaaagttttttgggggttatGGGCTTATTTTGAATACGGCCCTTAAGATTAGTTTACTTGATTGCCCTTTCGATCCCAATTATTgcttatcccccccccccatgcGTTTGGATCAATCAACAGCTAAATTTAATACCCTAACGGACATTAACTTATAGATGAACTCGCGGCAGCTCATTCCGACTTCTTAAAGCTGCATCATCACCACAACTTCGAGCAGTCCGAGGGTCacgacaagaatttatttacatttctgcctgatttatataaaacagaataaaaacatATTTGTGATGGTTAACTGCAAAGAACGTGAAAAAAGAGTGGGTTTGGTCGTCCAATTAATTCACCGTTTATAATTCATGTGGACACCTAATTTCCTCCATTTGGAGTTTATAGCCTTTGCTTTCCATGTAACAAGCCAGTGTGGTCATTATTCCAATCGTTTTTCAAACTGTCCTGACCCTTGCGTCACTCTTTTCAGCCATTCCTAGACCTGCAATTAGCATTAGATAAACCCTCATTAGTAAACGCATATGGTATCACGCATAGTAACGGCGCTATAGCGAACCAACACCGTTACCAAACGTTAAACGttttatcaagtcttttatactgcaCCAAAGAGATTTGCAAAACGCTACGGCTCTTTATGGCACAAGTTGacgtttcttgttaaatttcgcaaacagaataaactgaattgacaataataaaaaatgaactttattcgttacttcttttattatctattGAATAGAATCTTGTTTATGCTAGAGAGATACTTACATATGAAAAacgctacaatagaaaaatcttATGGTCTATTGTTAATCACGGATCGTGAATGGAACGTGTATCAGTCCCGCCGTAAGACCGGGAAAGTTCTCTCCGGTTGGCACTAGGTGGCAGGTGAGTAGCACGGGACCGATGGGGCAAGAATTCGAAGTCcatttggggggggggagttgGGGGTGTTTATACCTTGCTTTGGGGTTGTAGTTAGGTATTTTAACGTAGGCACAAGATGGGCATTTGGGCGGGCAAATTTCACCGCAAAGACCATTACAAGTATGTACGCAACGAAACGTTTTCTTGCACGGTTTGTCACACGGAGCTCGTTTACAAAACTCATAACACGGGTGGTCACAAACTTCATGAGGACACTCCTATTCACACTTTTTCTAAATAAACCAAACaatcattataaaaaaaaaaaaaaaaaaaagagaaaaaaaaaaattaaattggaaagaattttttacgGTACCATGCAAAAACACACTCATTACTGCACTGTTCCGTGCACTTTTGATTAGAGCATTGATAGTCACAAGCTTTTTTGCATGGGGGACAAGCTTTCCCGCACTGGGCTTCGCgtcgaaataaaataaaataataaataccgTCCAATAGAGCCATACCGTCCATATTGCTGATGTCGGAGAACTTGAACGACAAGAACAACACAACATGGGCACAACGCATTGCAATCTTTAACGGTGAAAAGGCTATTGATGTCGAGAATTAACACACGTACGAAGAGATGAGTTGTAATCTAACCATTATTGTTACCTCGATGTTACAGACATAGCATCTGGTGACACCACGGATCACTACTACGAGAGCGAAGGGGTTGTTCATTCATACACTATAGAACTTCGAGACTCGGGTACTTATGGTTTCCAATTACCGCCCGATCAAATTGTTCCAACGGCCACCGAAACCTGGAATGGATTGAAAGCAATGATCAATGCTATTTGAGTGTCGGGGACCCGGTATTTCATGTATTTGGAACATGGGGTGGTATCTTGTGGAAATCACCATGGAAGTTGCCAACGGCAAAGCGTGTCGCGGAACGTTTtcaatccgaaaacatcattatAACAAAGCCTTGCAGTTTCCGTGTAAATTCTAATTTACgaataattttcgaaaaaaagtaGCAATGTCATAAATGAACATTACGAGAAATTCAATAACGCATACGATCAATtcataaataaatcaaaaaaatttgggaattcgataaaaaaaaacggaaaatgttatcgacgtggtccggctagcgacgtgcacgggacctatttagttcgtataatgtaatacaaaaattttttatgcactagaaaaattgattgatgtgtacaaacaatacgtgtatacagctcataaattaaaacttacccgtaaaatagaaaagtaattaaaaaaaaataaaaactgcggaattgttgtaaaacttgcagcatgatgttttcggatctggaatcaaggtatttaaaggttctgtgtacgattattggatgtgtggggtggatgtgtaagggatacatgttataaactagccgctgtatctcgggcatagcatacccatatcgatcgtcgaatcgaatcgatacacaaacgtatctgccccatacagtcaacactgtcgttgacacttttgaaaggtacgactaaattatgtttttattaagtagatatggagaaactaactaattgaactaaatgttaaattagttttgcacttagaggcattttagctttcttggctggtgctggattttgcttggatgaatcgcatttagaactctgaaaaaaataaaaataaaaaccatcggaagcaaaagaacacaacagattaagttttggtattacatcttgtttatgtttcctattttgctcggcgactggcctctccggagtaatggatgcaaatacaaaattggaaccgacccttggtgcctgaacaggtaacacggatttcatcaacgatgcaatttctgataaatctttttcacttctGCGTAAAAAAGATCCGCATCTCacctataaaatgaaaagtaggAAAGTATATAAGCGCTGATCTCTACAATGTGTTAAGCACTTTGTAAAAGTAACCTACAGTGGTCACAATGTTCGCCTTAGAATGCGTTGACTGCTTGGCGTTGGCAGTAGCAGCGGAGGAATCGCCTTCTGTAATTTGATTAATGGTTTTGGAAGCAGTGTTGATTTTCACCATTTTAGTTTGCCGGCTCATAACCAATGGCACTTCTTTATTCGTTTCCTGTACACCAAATGTTTGGCGGCAAAAATGGTTGATTAGTaaactgaaaacattttacgtcgttGGACGATCACCTGTTGCGACTTTTGTTGCAGGAGCCATTTTTCTCTATCACtgtgaatttttctccatgtGAGATCATCCTGTTCTTCAGcagcttcatcttcttcatcttcttgattttttggaCGGGCACCGTCTCCCTCAGTATTTTCACCATCAGCCTGTTTCCACCGAAATTGTTTTTGCCTTCCACCGCCATCAGAATGCAAATCTCCATCTTCGAGAAAAAGCTCTTGAAAAAGTCGAACTTCACGCTGGTCTTGATCAAGCATTGTCTTCATATGGGCTCTTCCAACTTGCTCACGAACTTCGTTTTCATCAATATCCTCCTTAtcgccttcctcctcctcccagTCATCCATTTCGTCTTCTCGTTCGTCACCGCTGCCAACTTCGGAACCGGACAGTTCAGCCTCGTCTTCAAAAACTCAGTCAGACCTCTAAATTCTCGTTCCTCTTCAtgcatttcctcttcttcgacaaacgaatggttttcatcGATAGTTTCATCTTCGTCATCTGACAGACAAACACGGGccctttttttcacctttgacAGTTATTTTTCTCCATCCTCTAAAAAAGAAGGCACAGTTCCAGATTCATCAGCGTCATTTTCAGAAACGAATTTTGGGAGAGCACTACTGGAGCCATCTTCCTCGTCATCCTCATCAGCCATTGGAATTATTCTTGCGAACGGCTTAACTTCTTCATCAGATTCGTCATCTGCATTTTCAGTCAAACTACTTATTTGCGTGTCTCTTCCAGAAAGTGAATCTACATGGTAAAATAAGTTAGCTAAGCAtacaacgaaaaaacaaatcttcgACACAACTTACCAGGGAATTTTCCCGAGCAGAGGGCCAATAGTTCTTCGACGTTTGAGGTCTCATTGTTTTGTGTGCACTTCAACTTAGGAataatatcttcttcttcagcactATCTCTCACGTCCAGGTTTGGAGTGAGATCCTCAAATGAACTAGAACATCCGATTCCctgaaacattaaaattgcgttacaaaatgaaattaacgcGCCAATTAAGATATTTACTTTCAAACTAGGCTTCACATCCGATCTTAGGGTAGATGTACTTTGATCTAAACACGAATCTAGCTTTTTTGCAGCTACTTCAAAGTTGAGCGGAGGTTCAAAACCATTACTTTGATCGTCAGACTGGTTAGATGTTTGTACTGCTGATTTACTTTtgacttcatcattttcttcgtaaCCAAGAGAATCTTCTTGGTCTTGATCTTCGGGATCTTGGTCACTGTCTTCAGTCTCTTCCTCAAcaaatgtaattttcttctttttcccttttttagtgcgtcttggcaactcagcatccgatcttggtctattgtgaatcgaacactgatctacggcgtcgcaatcagaggctctacacatatcccatcggtatcgacatagatgtgcacaggcagctatctaatttatttgggtaaggagtattacacagcctaagtccaacatttccaactgtcgtttaaaaaaaacacaccaccctaggggttgcaaaaatgtcccgacctgttacttgccttaaagcgtaataccttaaggcataaaaaaaatgtctagacttacccaaccctgccctatgtgtccatcaccccgtctacccttcctcttaaagaaaaacaaacaaaaaaccctttaccccgccaataggtggctttaagaaattaaatcggtgttcggatttttgtgcaggatactgtacctgtATGTGTGTACCCTGAGGGCCTGTGTTGTGTTGCCGAATGAGGGCGTGACGGTCTCGTAAGCTGGCCAGCGAACGAAAAGGGGCGTTAGTCGTCACTTGTCTCTTGTCGTCACTTGTCTCTTGTAGTCACTTGTCTCTTGTCGTCACTTGTCCTGTCTCCTGTCGGAGGCGTACgtatgcgtgtgtgtgtaacacACTGTAAGACTCTTACGTTCGTTTGAGTCGTCTAAGGAAGGGTTGCGGCGTTTGCCTGGCCACTTCCGCGTAGTGTTTAATATATGTGAGTACCCTATCTATTgtgtttcctatttttattatttatttatttattaagtTCAAGTGCTTGGCCGAATCCGCTCGCCGGCCGAACACATTgcaacatttggtgtcagGAGTAGGATCGGGCCATTGAATAATTCTCGTTTGTgtataattcttttttttttgagaattGCCCGAGGAACTTGTTAGTAAGTCGTAATTTGTAAGTTATTTTTCTCGAgacgaattatttttttttttttgtggtgaCGTTTTGTACTTGTTCTTTTCTCGTCacgtcgccatttttttcccccttttctgcTCCCCTCTTTATTTATTCCCAcgcgaattttttttttaatttttttttctcctccatCCCCCTCCCCACCTacctttatttaaaaaaaacgcgcTGAAAACGCccacttctttctttctttgttttttttggcccCCCCCCCGTTGTTGCTAACGGCGAAGAGttggaatatttttttttcttcttctcagcAACGTGGTGGCTTATGTAATactttcttttacttttttgtggtcgttttttttgggggtttttctGGTTAATTATTGGTACGTAGGTGTTTTTCGAGTTTTTTTTCAGTATTCAGCGGTGTTATATGCGGCGTAGAGGAAAAACTACCGTCCCGTTTCAGATAACAACGCGTTCTGCTGCGAAAAGCTTAGTCACGCCTGTAACAGGAGAAATACATAGCGGTCTGACTGATCCAGAAGCTCGAATAGCAACTCCTTCTCCACGTTTATCGACAGGTGGTTCCAGTAGAATCACCTTTCACTTTCCCGAGGGTGCAACAGCTTTCGCAAGAGTAAGAGACGAAGGAACGGAGATGGCGGTCGATCTAGTTGACGCTCTAGTGCGTCTAGCAAATGCGATGGCAAATGACAGACAAGCGGCACAGAATCAAGCAGCCCAACTCTTGACAGCTATGGACCAACAAACGCAGCAGACAGCAGCACTCGTCACGGCATTGAACGCACttccagcagcagcaccaGCGGCTGGTGCAGGAGGTCCAGCTGCAGCCGTAATGCCTCGTATTTCAGCAACCGCAGTCGAGTCGATCCCACGTTTTGAAGGGGGATCCCACACAGCACATTTGGTTCCCCAGGACCTCCCAAGATACTCTTAATTTCCTCCTCAGTCTTACTTGTGAGCTTCCTAAATTCCTCTAAAAACGATCTTTTTGGTTACCTGGTGGCTTCCTGATAACCTCCTCAGTACCTCTCTCACCTTCCCGAGGATCTCCCCATAACCTCcaataatgaaacaaattaaCCATATATATACCGGCTAGTATTCCGTACCCAGCTCCGATTTTCAGCAATAATTGTTATGATAAAATGAATACATATAAACAAGacacatttttcaaatgttttatttgttcaTCAACTACATTTgacttttcaaattctgctgaCAGTTACGAAGCCACTCGGTTACTTGATACTGCACTTTAACTGTAGTTTTCTCATCACCAGCAAGGTCTTTGTTACCGAGGACGGCACCTGTAGTACATTGCAAAATTTGTTTCTATTAAGCCAGAATAAATATATCTTCATCGATCTTTACCAGAGATTGCAGCATAGATATTCTTCAGATCAGAAAATTTAGCTTTCTCGATTCCTTTTGAGGATTTTCCCGTCCAAGTGAACTTAGTTCCAATTTCGTATGAGAATAActtttccattattgcataaACCGTTTTCTGGAGATTTATTCCACCGATACGGAGCAGCAAAAggatctgaaaaaaaattaaaggttgCAAacggaaataataaaaactgaatATTTACTGTTACCATTTGTTGTCGAGATTGTTGGTCcttcattgaattttcaaGATGTTCAATAGCATCGAACGAATCCAAAGGCAAAAGGAATTGCTGTTCATTTTCTTCGATTCTTTGTATTGTACAAATACACGGTTTCGGTCTCGAGTCCAAAAGATCGTCGATTTTTGCAGTCATTTCTcgaaattggatttttaaaaattcctaACTTCTTTTAGTGTAGTCTTGAAATACTTAAAAGATGAAGTACCAAAAAATGGATTACATTAAATTCAGttttaataaagaaattgttgaaaaaatCACCTGGTTCACAAATACTGTTGATGTCACGTTCAACTTCAAACTGAGACAAATTAGCAACCTCCACGTTTTGATTTGCCTCCCGACGCATTCTCCTTATGTGAGCCTGAGATGTGCTGCTAGCAGTATTAACCCTTTTCATTATCAAATTTACCTTGAATAAATTGATGTTGACGTATGACGTTGACGACCAAGTTGTTTTTGTAACTATGATGCTGCAAGCCTGCAACACtgataacaacaaaaattaatacaaattTTGACTGTAATTGTTTTAAACTAATTTACCTCTTACTTAGAGCAACAATGCACTGACAAAACAAGAGTTCAGAGTGAGTAGAGCATGGAGAATTAAGTAGACTGTACAGTTACGGCCACGAGATTCAAATTTCAATCCTGATGATAGAATAGTTTTGCAATGCCAAGAGGAATTTTCACTacttaaattgattttttagataaattacCAAGGCAAGAATATCAGGTAATTCAATTCCAGAATGCAGCAATAGTTGACGAAATCCACGAGAAGATGTAATCCACTTTTCAGTTGAAGAAAACGATATCCAGAAGGCGAACTCGACAaagaacgaaataaaattactgccaatttatttttatctatttatttatttttggtctaCAAATTATTCTATTTCCGACCGTCAGAGATGTCAGCAATAGCGACGcagaacgtcagccactgcaacaccaaCCGCTTtcgtttattcaaaaattcccTTCCGCACAACCAGTAGGGATGTCAGCTGTAGCGACGcagaacgtcagccactgcaacaccagccactgttgtataacaacaaaaatacaCTTCCGCACAACTAACGGGAATgtcagcggtagcgacgcatgaacgtcagccactgcaacactaGCCGTTGTTGGTTTACAAAAATGCCCTTCTGCACAACCAGCAGGGATgtcagcggtagcgacgcataaacgtcagccactgcaacaccagccgctgttgtttcacacacaaagaaaaagcgcGCCAAAATACCCCACCCAACACAAAgccgaaaaattaaaaaaaaaaaataaaataaaataaataaataaaaaaaaaggctgaaaTCTACTTGTAAACGTCCTCTCGACGAATTACCAGcagcaattgaaaaatacacaaaaaaaatgcaacgagAAATGTCTATTCACCGATCCGCCATGTTGGTTTGGCGCCAAGGATAGGAAGAATCCGCCACAAAATCCAGCAAATCGGGATGAAATTCGCTCCCAAACACCCTAATGCCACGTTCAGCGACAAGATTTTCTTCCGGAGAATGTCGATGGATGTTGAAATCTGCCTCAGCAAGCTGGATGTTTCCGATAAAGCCGAATGATCAGTTTTAGCAAGGGGTCACCACGCCGTCGCAGCCACGGGAAGCGAGCACTCGatcccacttctgacaccaaatggCGCCGGATGGCTGGGAAATTAAAGATAAAGTCACTGTTCGGCTGGATCACTCGCAAATTTAGTGTATTCCACACCTTGACGGCACAAATCGGGTAAggtaaaacacaaaagaaacaaaactgaaaTGTTGGAGGACGATGCTCTTCTGCCTGCTCTGCTCTACGTCTCGCGCCCAACTGCCGGTCTCTCCTTCCCCAACGCGTCTTCTATCGCTCGCCACCTAGCGGTCGGAATTGGGACTATCCCGTACCACCACAATAGCGGCTAAGGTTGAAAAAAGAGTGATTGATCGTTTTACGTGTTGCCAGCACATCAAACGATTTCAGTTAACACAACACTATGCTGCATATACAGCTGGATTACGGATGGCAAAGTGATGTGGTGGATGCTATTTGTAGAAacaattaagaaataattcaaataaacgaaaccaaaacaaaaaaaaatttcgcaaatCAAGCGAAAATTTAGAAATACTGATAAAATCTTACCATACAAAAGGCATCCTGAAAACATTATAAATAGAACAGTGTAAATTTTACGAATGATGCCGTATACGCAAATCCGATAACCTTCCTCAGGACAACATTGGGAAGTCTAATAAAAGCTTGGGAGGCCAAGAGCCTATTGGGAGGGTCCCAAGAGGATCTGTGCTGTGTGGGATTGAAAGATTTTCCGCAAGATTTTGTGGAAATGGTAGAGAGAGTGGCCATTGCAGAGAATTGGACAGATGCGCAGCGAATTCAAGTAGCAGCTAGAAGACTCCTAAAGACTGCATTGGATTGGCATATTCACGCAGGACATGCGTTTGCTAATTGGGGTGATTGGTCTAATGCTTTCATCGCTAATTTTTCACCACGTTTAAATTTTAGTGAATGGCACCGTCTAGTCGAAGAGAGACGACAGAAAATTGGAGAATCTGGTATTGAGTACGCCTTAGATAAGCATAAGTTATTACGTGTTTCCCCTATCCCCCTTAATAATGAGCAGATGGTTTCTTTTCTAATTGACGGCCTGGCGAAGTGGCAACATGTAGCAGCCATGACAGCTGACATTCCAGGAGACGTCACGGAGTTCATCCAGCGTATTCGAACATTAGaaacattgggtgtggcttcaAGAGCAGACACTTTTCCACCACCCCCTGGTCCAGCGGGCCCACCGGTTATACCTGCCACTCCACCAACACAAGATTTTGCTGCTGCCCTGTCCACCTTCGGTGACAAGCTCGTAAATCAAATCGCAGCACAATTCAACAAATTATCGATCGGAAGTCGTGGTGCTGGACGTGGCGAGAGTAGCAGCGACGCCAGTGGTGGAGCTGGACATGAACGTGGTATGGGACGCAATGGAAGAGGCG
This genomic window contains:
- the LOC123466459 gene encoding endocuticle structural glycoprotein SgAbd-1-like — its product is MKLFFVAAFLAVAAAVPSSYKPEYKAPSYPAPSYPAPKYPTPSYPSPAYPAPAYPTPAYPAPAYPTPAYNKDNKYDDITITSQSDERNLDGSSQWSYAQSDYTTREESQVQKKMQGVTYDSYGKESYGEVLGNTNKGSSYWVSPEGQKFTLTWAADEAGFQPKGDHLPVAPVHEYELPVAPVHIPFNGKGYKIY
- the LOC123466457 gene encoding uncharacterized protein LOC123466457, which encodes MTAKIDDLLDSRPKPCICTIQRIEENEQQFLLPLDSFDAIEHLENSMKDQQSRQQMILLLLRIGGINLQKTVYAIMEKLFSYEIGTKFTWTGKSSKGIEKAKFSDLKNIYAAISGAVLGNKDLAGDEKTTVKVQYQVTEWLRNCQQNLKSQM
- the LOC123469951 gene encoding uncharacterized protein LOC123469951 yields the protein MRRRGKTTVPFQITTRSAAKSLVTPVTGEIHSGLTDPEARIATPSPRLSTAAQLLTAMDQQTQQTAALVTALNALPAAAPAAGAGGPAAAVMPRISATAVESIPRFEGGSHTAHLVPQDLPRYS